In Populus nigra chromosome 1, ddPopNigr1.1, whole genome shotgun sequence, one genomic interval encodes:
- the LOC133677847 gene encoding puromycin-sensitive aminopeptidase-like, translating to MHVYDLIVHSLTYFQRDKQDRRRLICAVATEPLPKQVEESKMDAPKEIFLKDYKFPDYYFDSVDLTFLLGDEKTIVSSKITVLPRVEGSSSPLVLDGADLKLLSVKVNGEELKNGDYHLESRHLTILSPPSGKFTLEIVTEIYPQKNTSLEGLYKSSGNFCTQCEAEGFRKITYYQDRPDIMAKYTVRIEADKSLYPVLLSNGNLLEQGDLEGGKHYVLWEDPFKKPCYLFALVAGQLESRDDMFVTRSGRNVSLRIWTPAQDVPKTAHAMYSLKAAMKWDEDVFGLEYDLDLFNIVAVPDFDMGAMENKSLNIFNSKLVLASPETASDADYAVILGVIGHEFFHNWTGNRVTCRDWFQLSLKEGLTVFRDQEFSSDMGSRTVKRISDVSRLRISQFPQDAGPMAHPVRPNSYIKMDNFYTVTVYQKGAEAVRMYKTLLGSQGFRKGMDLYFKRHDGQAVTCEDFFAAMRDANDADFANFLQWYSQAGTPLVKVTSSYDAEAHTFTLKFSQEVPPTPGQPVKEPMFIPVVLGLLDTSGKDMPLSSVYHDGALKSIASGSQPAYSTILRVTKKEEEFVFSDILERPVPSLLRGFSAPIRLESDLSDSDLFFLLAHDSDEFNRWEAGQVLARKLMLSLVSDFQQGKPLVLNPKFVQGLRSILSDSNLDKEFIAKAITLPGEGEIMDMMEVADPDAVHAVQSFIRKQLASELKAEFLRTVENNRSSEEYVFNHPNMARRALKNIALAYLASLEDQELTELALHEYKTATNMTDQFAALTAIAQNPGKTCDEVLADFYTKWQHEFLVVNNWFALQAMSDVPGNVENVRNLLNHPAFDLRNPNKVHSLIKAFCSSLVNFHAKDGSGYKLLGEIVVQLDKINPQVASRMVSAFSRWKRYDETRQNLAKAQLEMIVSANGLSENVFEIASKSLAA from the exons ATGCATGTATATGACCTTATTGTGCATTCCTTGACATATTTTCAGAGAGATAAGCAAGACAGAAGGAGGCTAATTTGTGCAGTCGCCACAGAACCATTACCCAAGCaagttgaagaatccaaaatggACGCCCCAAAAGAAATCTTTCTCAAGGATTACAAGTTTCCTGACTACTACTTTGATTCG GTGGATTTGACATTTTTGCTGGGTGATGAGAAAACAATTGTTAGTTCGAAAATAACTGTTTTACCCAGAGTTGAAG GTTCTTCTTCTCCGCTAGTTTTGGATGGAGCAGACCTGAAGCTGCTTTCAGTTAAAGTCAATGGTGAGGAACTGAAG aaTGGAGATTATCATTTGGAATCACGCCATTTAACAATCCTATCACCACCTTCTGGTAAATTTACGTTGGAAATTGTTACTGAGATATATCCCCAGAAGAACACATCATTGGAG ggACTTTACAAGTCATCTGGGAATTTCTGCACTCAATGTGAAGCAGAGGGTTTCCGCAAAATTACATATTATCAG GATCGCCCTGATATAATGGCAAAATACACTGTCCGGATTGAAGCTGATAAATCTTTGTACCCAGTATTGCTATCTAATGGAAATCTCTTGGAACAAGGAGACCTTGAG GGTGGTAAGCATTATGTTCTATGGGAGGATCCCTTCAAGAAACCTTGCTATTTGTTTGCATTGGTTGCTGGACAGCTGGAGAGCAGAGATGACATGTTTGTTACCCGTTCTGGTCGAAATGTGTCACTAAGAATTTGGACCCCTGCACAAGATGTACCCAAGACAGCACATGCCATGTATTCACTTAAAGCAGCAATGAAATGGGATGAGGAT GTTTTTGGTCTTGAATATGACCTAGATCTCTTTAACATTGTTGCTGTCCCTGATTTTGACAT GGGAGCCATGGAGAACAAAAGTTTGAAT ATTTTCAATTCCAAGCTTGTTTTGGCATCCCCAGAAACTGCTTCAGATGCAGATTATGCTGTTATTCTTGGGGTTATTGGCCATGAG TTTTTCCACAACTGGACAGGCAACAG GGTGACTTGTCGTGACTGGTTCCAGCTCAGTTTAAAGGAAGGTCTAACTGTATTTCGTGATCAG GAGTTTTCATCTGATATGGGAAGCCGCACTGTGAAGAGGATCTCTGATGTTTCAAGGCTTCGAATTTCTCAGTTCCCACAG GATGCCGGTCCTATGGCTCATCCAGTGCGACCGAATTCATATATCAAG ATGGACAACTTCTACACAG TGACG GTGTATCAAAAG GGAGCGGAAGCTGTCAGGATGTACAAAACCTTATTAGGGAGTCAAGGTTTCAGAAAG GGCATGgatctttattttaaaagacaTGATGGTCAAGCTGTGACATGTGAAGATTTTTTTGCTGCCATGCGAGACGCAAATGATGCAGATTTTGCGAATTTCTTACAATG gTACTCCCAAGCTGGTACACCTCTGGTGAAAGTTACTTCATCTTATGATGCTGAAGCTCATACTTTCACCTTAAAGTTCAG TCAAGAAGTACCACCAACGCCAGGGCAACCAGTTAAAGAACCCATGTTCATTCCTGTGGTGTTAGGGCTGCTCGACACAAGTGGCAAGGACATGCCACTCTCGTCTGTGTATCATGATGGAGCATTGAAGTCTATTGCAAGTGGCAGTCAACCAGCCTATAGTACAATTCTTAGAGTAACCAAG AAAGAGGAGGAATTTGTTTTCTCTGATATACTTGAGCGGCCAGTACCTTCTCTATTGCGGGGTTTCAGCGCTCCAATCCGTCTTGAATCTGATCTCTCTGACAGTGATCTGTTTTTCCTCCTTGCTCATGATTCAGATGAATTCAACCG atgGGAGGCTGGACAAGTCTTGGCTAGAAAACTGATGCTCAGTTTAGTCTCTGATTTCCAACAAGGGAAACCATTGGTTCTGAACCCAAAGTTTGTGCAAGGGCTAAGAAGCATACTTAGTGACTCGAACTTGGATAAG GAATTTATTGCAAAGGCAATAACACTACCAGGTGAAGGAGAAATAATGGACATGATGGAAGTTGCAGATCCTGATGCTGTTCATGCTGTTCAATCTTTCATCAGGAAGCAGCTTGCATCTGAACTGAAAGCAGAGTTTTTACGCACA GTCGAAAACAATAGGAGCTCAGAAGAGTATGTGTTTAACCATCCTAACATGGCTAGGCGTGCTCTAAAGAATATTGCCCTTG CATATCTTGCATCACTTGAAGACCAGGAGTTAACTGAGCTTGCATTGCATGAGTACAAAACTGCCACAAATATGACCGATCAATTTGCAGCTTTGACAGCCATAGCCCAAAATCCTGGGAAAACTTGTGATGAAGTACTTGCTGACTTCTACACCAAGTGGCAGCATGAATTTTTG GTTGTGAATAATTGGTTTGCCCTTCAAGCCATGTCTGATGTTCCTGGTAATGTTGAGAATGTTCGGAACCTCTTGAATCATCCAGCATTTGATCTGCGCAATCCAAACAAG GTACACTCACTCATTAAAGCATTCTGCAGCTCACTCGTGAATTTCCATGCAAAGGACGGGTCAGGCTACAAGTTATTGGGGGAGATTGTGGTGCAACTGGACAAAATTAATCCTCAG GTGGCATCCCGCATGGTATCAGCCTTCTCAAGATGGAAACGCTATGATGAAACCCGGCAAAACCTTGCCAAG GCACAGCTGGAGATGATCGTGTCTGCCAATGGACTGTCAGAGAACGTATTTGAGATCGCCTCGAAAAGTTTAGCTGCTTAA